A single Micromonospora luteifusca DNA region contains:
- a CDS encoding roadblock/LC7 domain-containing protein yields the protein MTTTQDLGWLLANFADRVPGVAHAVAVSADGLLLASSRDLPRDRADQLAAISSGLVSLTQGAARCFEGGAVLQTVVEMDNGFLFLMSISDGSSFAVLAARSSDVGQVGYEMALLVDRVGDALTPQPRAAAGMLG from the coding sequence ATGACAACTACGCAGGATCTTGGTTGGCTGCTGGCCAACTTCGCCGACCGGGTGCCCGGCGTCGCACATGCGGTCGCCGTCTCGGCGGACGGCCTACTCCTCGCGTCGTCACGGGATCTGCCGCGCGACCGGGCCGATCAGCTCGCCGCGATCTCCTCGGGTCTGGTGAGCCTGACCCAGGGGGCAGCCCGCTGCTTCGAGGGAGGCGCGGTGTTGCAGACCGTCGTGGAGATGGACAATGGCTTCCTGTTCCTGATGTCCATCTCGGACGGCTCGTCCTTCGCCGTGTTGGCGGCCCGCAGCTCCGACGTGGGCCAGGTCGGCTACGAGATGGCGCTGCTGGTCGACCGGGTGGGCGACGCGCTGACCCCGCAGCCGCGTGCGGCTGCGGGCATGCTGGGCTGA
- a CDS encoding ABC transporter permease, whose amino-acid sequence MSTMAVPDIAVAPVRKGFWTRSRKVGLTLLGLGLLAAVLFGALATEQQARFTLSDDAAGAALEINGTIGAILFGIITIAAGAALLAGVPKRWFLPVLGVGLVGFVLSFLCWQVSAAPAGQNFMPLVNIIRGTFILALPLIFGALAGVLCERSGVVNVAIEGQLLMGAFSGALFGSISGNVWVGLVAAAVGGAFISLLLAIFAIRYLVDQVVIGIVLNLLAVGVTGFLYERLMQTDAAKYNSAPRFSNWEIPLLRDIPVLGPALFRGNIFLYVGLLLVLVIHIGLFRTRWGLRTRSVGEHPIAADTLGVKVLRVRYRNVLLAGVVAGIGGASYTLALYSFTKNMIGGKGFIALAALIFGRWNPTGALLAALFFGFADQLATYLGAISSSIPSQFLAMLPYLATILAVAGLVGRVRAPAADGKPYIKG is encoded by the coding sequence ATGTCCACCATGGCTGTCCCCGACATCGCGGTCGCCCCGGTCCGCAAGGGCTTCTGGACCAGGAGCCGCAAGGTTGGCCTCACACTGCTGGGGCTCGGCCTGTTGGCCGCGGTGCTCTTCGGCGCGCTCGCCACCGAACAGCAGGCCCGGTTCACGCTCAGCGACGACGCCGCCGGCGCCGCCCTGGAGATCAACGGCACGATCGGGGCGATCCTGTTCGGGATCATCACGATCGCCGCCGGTGCGGCGCTGCTCGCCGGGGTGCCGAAACGGTGGTTCCTTCCCGTGCTCGGCGTCGGGCTCGTCGGCTTCGTGCTGTCGTTCCTCTGCTGGCAGGTTTCCGCCGCGCCGGCCGGGCAGAACTTCATGCCGCTCGTCAACATCATCCGGGGGACGTTCATCCTGGCCCTGCCGCTGATCTTCGGCGCGCTCGCCGGCGTGCTCTGCGAACGATCCGGTGTGGTCAACGTCGCCATCGAGGGCCAGTTGCTGATGGGCGCCTTCAGCGGCGCGCTCTTCGGCAGCATCTCCGGCAACGTCTGGGTCGGTCTGGTCGCCGCCGCCGTCGGCGGCGCGTTCATCTCGCTGCTGCTGGCCATCTTCGCGATCCGCTACCTGGTCGACCAGGTCGTCATAGGCATCGTGCTGAACCTGCTGGCGGTCGGCGTCACCGGCTTCCTCTACGAGCGGCTGATGCAGACCGACGCGGCGAAATACAACAGTGCGCCACGTTTCAGCAACTGGGAGATCCCGCTGCTGAGGGACATTCCGGTGCTCGGGCCGGCGCTGTTCCGCGGCAACATCTTCCTCTACGTCGGGCTGCTGCTGGTGCTGGTGATCCACATCGGGTTGTTCCGCACCCGATGGGGACTGCGTACCCGCTCGGTCGGCGAGCACCCGATCGCCGCCGACACGCTCGGCGTCAAGGTGCTGCGAGTGCGCTACCGCAACGTGCTGCTGGCCGGCGTGGTCGCCGGAATCGGTGGCGCGTCCTACACGCTGGCGCTCTACTCGTTCACCAAGAACATGATCGGCGGCAAGGGCTTCATCGCGCTGGCCGCGCTGATCTTCGGTCGATGGAACCCGACCGGTGCGCTGCTCGCCGCGCTCTTCTTCGGTTTCGCCGACCAGCTCGCCACCTACCTGGGCGCGATCAGCAGCTCGATCCCCAGCCAGTTCCTGGCCATGCTGCCCTACCTGGCGACGATCCTGGCGGTCGCCGGGCTGGTCGGCCGGGTTCGGGCGCCGGCCGCCGACGGCAAGCCGTACATCAAGGGCTGA
- a CDS encoding cytidine deaminase yields the protein MTDIDWARLRAAATDAMRHAYAPYSTFPVGAAALVDDGRVVVGCNVENAAYGVTLCAECGVVSSLHATGGGRIVALSCVDATGEPLMPCGRCRQLLWEHGGPECLIESKSRPLRMAELLPHAFGVEDLEAVTGETPVPVVPERLAAWRGRGTVFVHPDMSAGQQVWTAYWERSAGDDADAETGVLEEAPSWDDPAEAITWGLARTPRVVVVDATGTIFWAGEGEPPMEIPVRWS from the coding sequence ATGACCGACATCGACTGGGCGCGGTTACGCGCCGCCGCCACCGACGCGATGCGGCACGCGTACGCGCCGTACTCGACGTTCCCGGTCGGCGCGGCCGCGCTGGTCGACGACGGCCGCGTAGTGGTTGGCTGCAACGTGGAGAACGCCGCGTACGGGGTGACGCTCTGCGCCGAGTGCGGGGTGGTCTCCAGCCTGCACGCCACCGGCGGCGGACGGATCGTCGCGCTCTCCTGCGTCGACGCCACCGGCGAACCGCTGATGCCGTGCGGCCGCTGCCGGCAGCTGCTCTGGGAGCACGGCGGCCCGGAGTGCCTCATCGAGAGCAAGAGCCGTCCGCTGCGGATGGCCGAGCTGCTGCCACACGCCTTCGGCGTGGAGGACCTGGAGGCCGTCACCGGGGAGACACCGGTGCCGGTGGTCCCCGAGCGGTTGGCCGCCTGGCGGGGGCGCGGCACCGTCTTCGTGCACCCGGACATGTCCGCTGGCCAGCAGGTCTGGACGGCGTACTGGGAGCGGTCCGCCGGAGACGACGCCGACGCCGAGACCGGGGTGCTGGAGGAGGCGCCGAGCTGGGACGACCCGGCCGAGGCGATCACCTGGGGCCTGGCGCGGACACCACGGGTGGTCGTGGTGGACGCCACCGGCACCATCTTCTGGGCTGGCGAGGGTGAGCCGCCGATGGAGATTCCGGTTCGCTGGTCTTGA
- a CDS encoding putative RNA methyltransferase, whose translation MDARIVDRLRCPVCGEPLEQATDVRALRCPRRHSFDIARQGYVNLLAGRTPHVGDTTEMVVARADFQAAGHYDLISNALASAATEAVAQLDTTEGFGAYPLVVDAGAGTGRYLGAVLAALPEAVGLALDVSKPALRRAARAHPRAAAALADTWQRLPLADASTAVLLNVFAPRNGPEFHRVLDPAGSLLVVTPDTDHLTELVDALDLLRVDPDKADRVTGSLGGHFTPASSAVHRAELALTRPEVATLVAMGPNAWHTEPDALTARLAALPEPVRVTVAVRVDAYRPR comes from the coding sequence GTGGACGCGCGCATCGTCGACCGGCTGCGCTGCCCGGTCTGCGGCGAACCACTGGAGCAGGCCACCGACGTGAGGGCGTTGCGCTGCCCGCGCCGGCACAGCTTCGACATCGCCCGCCAGGGCTACGTCAACCTGCTCGCCGGTCGTACCCCGCACGTCGGAGACACGACCGAGATGGTCGTCGCACGGGCGGACTTCCAGGCCGCCGGGCACTACGACCTCATCTCGAACGCCCTCGCCAGCGCCGCGACGGAGGCCGTCGCCCAGCTCGACACGACGGAGGGCTTCGGGGCGTACCCCCTGGTGGTGGATGCTGGCGCCGGCACCGGGCGGTACCTCGGCGCGGTGCTGGCGGCGCTGCCGGAGGCCGTGGGCCTGGCCCTGGACGTGTCCAAGCCGGCGCTGCGCCGCGCGGCCCGCGCGCACCCCCGGGCCGCCGCGGCGCTCGCCGACACCTGGCAGCGGCTACCGCTCGCGGACGCCTCGACCGCCGTGCTGCTGAACGTCTTCGCCCCACGCAACGGCCCGGAGTTCCACCGGGTGCTCGACCCGGCCGGCTCGCTGCTGGTGGTCACGCCCGACACCGACCACCTCACCGAACTGGTGGACGCCCTCGACCTGCTGCGGGTGGACCCGGACAAGGCCGACCGGGTGACCGGCAGCCTGGGCGGGCACTTCACACCGGCCAGCTCGGCGGTGCACCGGGCGGAGCTGGCCCTGACCCGGCCAGAGGTCGCCACCCTGGTCGCGATGGGCCCGAACGCGTGGCACACCGAGCCGGACGCGCTCACCGCCCGGCTGGCCGCGCTGCCCGAACCGGTCCGGGTGACCGTGGCGGTTCGGGTGGACGCGTACCGACCTCGTTGA
- a CDS encoding thymidine phosphorylase, translating to MSSAFAAVDVIRVKRDGGVLSDAQIDWVVDAYTRGVVADEQMSALAMAILLNGMTGPEIARWTAAMIASGERLDLSAVRRPTVDKHSTGGVGDKITLPLTPLVAACGAAVPQLSGRGLGHTGGTLDKLESIPGWRATVSNAEFIAQLDEVGAVICAAGAGLAPADRKLYALRDVTGTVEAIPLIASSIMSKKIAEGTGALVLDVKVGSGAFMKSVDQARELARTMVELGGAHGVRTVALLTDMSTPLGLAIGNAVEVTESVEVLAGGGPADVVELTLALAREMLDAAGLPDADPAAALRDGRAMDSWRAMIRAQGGDPDAPMPAAAEVEVVRAEQDGHVAAVDAYAMGVAAWRLGAGRARKEDPVSVPAGVVLHKRPGDAVRAGDPLYELRAEDATRIPAALAEAANAVRITSTAPVSTPLVIERIG from the coding sequence ATGAGTTCGGCTTTTGCTGCTGTTGACGTTATTCGGGTCAAGCGGGATGGCGGGGTGCTGTCGGACGCGCAGATCGACTGGGTGGTCGACGCGTACACCCGGGGAGTTGTCGCCGACGAGCAGATGTCCGCACTGGCGATGGCGATCCTGCTCAACGGCATGACCGGGCCGGAGATCGCCCGGTGGACCGCCGCGATGATCGCCAGCGGTGAGCGGCTGGACCTCTCGGCGGTACGGCGGCCGACGGTCGACAAGCACTCCACCGGAGGCGTCGGCGACAAGATCACTCTGCCGCTCACCCCGCTGGTGGCGGCGTGTGGCGCTGCCGTGCCGCAGCTGAGCGGCCGCGGTCTCGGGCACACCGGCGGCACGCTGGACAAGTTGGAGTCCATCCCGGGCTGGCGGGCCACGGTGAGCAACGCCGAGTTCATCGCCCAGTTGGACGAGGTCGGTGCGGTGATCTGCGCGGCGGGCGCCGGGCTCGCCCCCGCCGACCGCAAGCTGTACGCGCTGCGTGACGTGACCGGCACCGTGGAGGCGATCCCGTTGATCGCCAGCTCGATCATGAGCAAGAAGATCGCCGAAGGCACCGGCGCGTTGGTCCTCGACGTCAAGGTCGGCTCGGGGGCCTTCATGAAGTCCGTCGACCAGGCCCGCGAACTGGCCCGAACCATGGTCGAGTTGGGTGGTGCGCACGGTGTGCGGACGGTTGCCCTGCTCACCGACATGTCCACTCCGCTCGGCCTGGCGATCGGCAACGCGGTCGAGGTCACCGAGTCGGTGGAGGTGCTGGCCGGTGGTGGGCCGGCCGACGTGGTGGAGCTGACGCTGGCCCTGGCCCGGGAGATGCTCGACGCCGCCGGCCTGCCGGACGCCGATCCGGCTGCCGCGCTGCGCGACGGTCGGGCGATGGACTCCTGGCGGGCGATGATCCGGGCGCAGGGCGGCGACCCGGACGCGCCGATGCCAGCGGCCGCCGAGGTCGAGGTGGTCCGCGCCGAGCAGGACGGACACGTCGCGGCCGTCGACGCGTACGCCATGGGGGTTGCGGCGTGGCGGCTCGGCGCGGGTCGGGCCCGCAAGGAGGACCCGGTCAGCGTGCCGGCCGGTGTGGTGTTGCACAAGCGGCCGGGTGACGCGGTGCGGGCCGGTGACCCTCTCTACGAGCTGCGCGCCGAGGACGCGACGCGGATTCCGGCGGCGCTGGCCGAGGCCGCGAACGCGGTGCGGATCACGTCGACCGCGCCAGTGTCGACGCCGCTGGTCATCGAGCGCATCGGCTGA
- a CDS encoding adenosine deaminase yields MVATIRYEDIVKVPKALLHDHLDGGLRPATIVELAAEVGHELPTTDPEALGRWFVDAADSGSLERYLETFAHTVAVMQTPTALRRVARECALDLAADGVVYAEVRFAPEQHLEQDLSLDEVVEAVLAGFAEGTAQAVEAGLTIRVGTLLTAMRHAARSQEIAELAVRHRDAGVVGFDIAGAEAGFPPTRHLDAFEYLQRENFHFTIHAGEAFGLPSIWQAIQWCGADRLGHGVRIVDDIAPDGALGRLAAYVRDKRIPLELCPSSNVQTGAVASIADHPIGLLRDLRFRATVNTDNRLMSGTSMSREMSLLVETFGYGWKELQWFTINAMKSAFIPFDERLRIIDEVIKPAYAKLLA; encoded by the coding sequence ATGGTCGCGACTATCCGGTACGAGGACATCGTCAAGGTTCCGAAGGCGTTGCTGCACGACCACCTCGACGGCGGGCTGCGGCCGGCGACGATCGTCGAACTGGCCGCCGAGGTGGGCCACGAGCTGCCCACCACCGATCCTGAGGCGCTCGGACGCTGGTTCGTGGACGCGGCCGACTCCGGCTCGCTGGAGCGTTACCTGGAGACGTTCGCGCACACCGTCGCGGTCATGCAGACCCCGACGGCGCTGCGTCGGGTGGCCCGCGAGTGTGCACTGGACCTGGCCGCCGACGGGGTGGTCTACGCCGAGGTGCGCTTCGCCCCGGAGCAGCACCTGGAGCAGGACCTGAGCCTGGACGAGGTGGTCGAGGCGGTGCTGGCCGGGTTCGCCGAAGGCACTGCCCAGGCTGTCGAGGCGGGCCTGACCATCCGGGTGGGCACACTGCTCACCGCGATGCGCCACGCCGCCCGCTCCCAGGAGATCGCCGAGCTGGCCGTGCGGCACCGCGACGCCGGCGTGGTCGGTTTCGACATCGCCGGTGCCGAGGCGGGCTTCCCGCCCACCCGGCACCTGGACGCCTTCGAGTACCTGCAGCGGGAGAACTTCCACTTCACCATCCACGCCGGCGAGGCGTTCGGTCTGCCGTCGATCTGGCAGGCGATCCAGTGGTGCGGAGCGGACCGGCTCGGTCACGGGGTGCGGATCGTCGACGACATCGCCCCCGACGGTGCGCTCGGCCGGCTGGCCGCGTACGTCCGGGACAAGCGGATCCCGCTGGAGCTGTGCCCCTCGTCGAACGTGCAGACCGGTGCGGTGGCCTCGATCGCGGACCACCCCATCGGCCTCCTGCGGGACCTGCGGTTCCGGGCCACCGTCAACACCGACAACCGGCTGATGAGCGGCACCTCGATGTCGCGGGAGATGTCGCTGTTGGTGGAGACGTTCGGCTACGGCTGGAAGGAGCTGCAGTGGTTCACGATCAACGCGATGAAGAGCGCCTTCATCCCGTTCGACGAGCGGCTGCGGATCATCGATGAGGTGATCAAGCCGGCGTACGCCAAGCTGCTGGCCTGA
- a CDS encoding DUF742 domain-containing protein — MADRDEPTGALVRPYAVTRGRTRPRLDIALEALVETTVRGRAAANGNGGQGREHQYIAALCDGRVQSLAEIAARMQLPLGVARVLIADMATDGLVAVHEPTILDDSDDAVGTELLERVLSGLRRL; from the coding sequence ATGGCCGATCGTGACGAACCGACCGGAGCGTTGGTCCGTCCATACGCCGTGACCCGTGGTCGTACCCGTCCCCGGCTCGACATCGCGCTGGAGGCGCTCGTCGAGACGACGGTGCGCGGCCGGGCCGCTGCCAATGGCAACGGCGGCCAGGGCCGCGAACACCAGTACATCGCCGCGCTGTGTGACGGACGCGTGCAATCGCTCGCAGAGATCGCGGCGCGGATGCAGCTCCCGCTCGGTGTGGCCCGGGTGCTCATCGCCGACATGGCGACGGACGGCCTGGTCGCAGTCCACGAGCCGACCATTTTGGACGACTCCGACGACGCGGTGGGCACTGAACTGCTGGAGAGGGTGCTGAGTGGACTTCGCAGGCTCTGA
- a CDS encoding sensor histidine kinase yields the protein MSKRPKTAGSFLSRLRRPASRLRDMPIWSKLGLIMIVPTIATVVVGTSGLVDHVETLNNANRAGDLARLSSYSGNLVDTLQDERTAAVLLLGADGTQPTAQYQEAFNRVNSRVDQETRPYRQQRAEIEDLPGSLESLLDGIDQNLQDLSGIRSQVFSGKLALTETVQAYEGLISDLLAIRDSATQLAGDNDLSDRMRAAAAVAREKEFLSARRVVVHRALGVKGGQRLTPALRTDYIASGTGQQQALQSFKAVATPDDAKFHDQTVAGGDRREAQNYTGWIDGNTTGDMRGAPFKPDQWEAAMTANATLIRMVERRLDGEVVAGADNLRSDVQRQVFLETGLLLSMLLLAILFAYLVARSMARSLRELRQGALSVAQYGLPQAVARLRDPQVVGQLSPVQLANQIAEPLPVRSKDEFGQVTEAFNAVHLEAVRTAAEQAALRASVATMFVNLARRSQILVDRLIGHLDRLERGEEDPDRLAELFQLDHLATRMRRNDENLLVLAGADSTRVQREPAALIDVLRAAQSEVEHYTRIEFGVIDRDIEVAAHAVNDLVHLVAELFDNATAFSPPDSQVMVEARRVGDRSSLYVEDRGIGISAEQLHDLNERLATPPQVDVAVSRMMGLVVVARLASRHGVRVELRPGSDRGTVADVTLPTSVLVPRALSGRVQQPPALPSASGPQHGGPAPAFGALPALGNGPRPSESGNQVTLGGRPFDPASRNGAGTPANAGAYRSMPAWSDLTGAAGTTGVNGGDGFTPRPANGQPIDPLPQRRAGDDSPTTGQQPSIPRQLPSSPEAPPYSVPPVSAQPYSGAPVSASPASGQPYSGQPYSGAPYAGPPVSAAPASGQPYGGPPVSASPASGQPYSVPPASSPSFSGFAPRSAPPSQAPSVPAPPAWPPVPGGDRDAATPPVPERLAAALDMTTELPRVPRPGEQPAAATRPAAPAPAPAPQSRPAPQQPQAQNRQRYADETMELPIFRELESAWFRTRRPGSEEPAAGGQPATNGDSATQQFATVEATGRTVHKTPPGTTGNTPMADTPTAGGAPRDNGSTAREGARPSVAESLPNRRPQPQTNGWQTAADDGWRAASAAAGAAPVSETTTTGLPKRKPMAQLVPGAVEKPTTSVQRRSPEAVRGLLSAYHRGVQRGRSTSDNPTSPEATPGGQSSQSGSGPVAGSGQKEQEG from the coding sequence GTGAGCAAACGGCCAAAGACGGCGGGCTCCTTCCTGTCGCGGCTGCGCCGGCCGGCCAGCCGGCTCCGGGACATGCCGATCTGGTCCAAGCTCGGTCTCATCATGATCGTGCCGACCATCGCCACGGTCGTGGTGGGCACCAGTGGTCTTGTCGACCATGTGGAGACGCTCAACAATGCCAACCGAGCCGGCGACCTGGCCAGGCTGTCGAGCTATTCGGGCAACCTGGTCGACACACTGCAGGACGAGCGGACCGCCGCCGTGCTGCTGCTGGGGGCGGACGGGACGCAGCCGACGGCGCAGTACCAGGAGGCCTTCAACCGGGTGAACTCCCGGGTGGACCAGGAGACGCGCCCCTATCGGCAGCAGCGCGCCGAAATCGAGGACCTGCCGGGCAGCCTCGAGTCTCTGCTCGACGGCATCGACCAGAACCTGCAGGACCTGTCGGGCATCCGCAGTCAGGTGTTCAGCGGCAAGCTCGCGCTCACCGAGACCGTCCAGGCGTACGAGGGTCTGATCAGTGACCTGCTCGCCATCCGCGACTCGGCTACGCAGCTCGCCGGCGACAACGACCTGAGCGACCGGATGCGCGCCGCCGCGGCGGTCGCCCGGGAGAAGGAGTTCCTCTCCGCACGCCGGGTCGTGGTGCACCGCGCGCTGGGCGTCAAGGGTGGGCAACGCCTGACTCCGGCACTGCGCACCGACTACATCGCCAGCGGCACCGGCCAGCAGCAGGCGCTGCAGAGCTTCAAGGCCGTCGCCACCCCGGACGACGCGAAGTTCCACGACCAGACGGTCGCGGGCGGCGACCGTCGGGAGGCACAGAACTACACCGGCTGGATCGACGGCAACACCACTGGCGACATGCGCGGTGCGCCGTTCAAGCCGGACCAGTGGGAGGCCGCCATGACGGCCAACGCCACGCTGATCCGCATGGTCGAGCGGAGGCTCGACGGTGAAGTGGTCGCCGGGGCCGACAACCTCCGCTCGGACGTCCAGCGCCAGGTGTTCCTGGAGACCGGCCTGCTGCTCAGCATGCTGCTGCTGGCCATCCTCTTCGCGTACCTGGTCGCCCGCTCCATGGCCCGCTCGCTGCGTGAGCTGCGGCAGGGTGCACTGTCCGTCGCCCAGTACGGCCTGCCCCAGGCAGTGGCCCGGCTGCGCGACCCGCAGGTCGTCGGGCAGCTCTCCCCGGTGCAGCTGGCCAACCAGATCGCCGAGCCGCTGCCGGTCCGCAGCAAGGACGAGTTCGGCCAGGTGACCGAGGCGTTCAACGCCGTCCACCTGGAAGCCGTCCGCACCGCCGCCGAGCAGGCCGCGCTGCGCGCCTCCGTCGCGACCATGTTCGTCAACCTGGCCCGCCGTTCGCAGATCCTGGTCGACCGCCTCATCGGGCACCTCGACCGGCTGGAGCGCGGCGAAGAGGACCCGGACCGGCTGGCCGAGCTGTTCCAGCTCGACCACCTCGCCACCCGGATGCGCCGCAACGACGAGAACCTGCTGGTGCTCGCCGGTGCCGACTCCACCCGTGTGCAGCGTGAGCCGGCCGCGCTCATCGACGTGCTGCGCGCCGCGCAGTCCGAGGTCGAGCACTACACCCGGATCGAGTTCGGCGTCATCGACCGCGACATCGAGGTTGCCGCTCACGCGGTCAACGACCTGGTGCACCTCGTCGCCGAGCTGTTCGACAACGCCACCGCGTTCTCGCCGCCCGACTCGCAGGTGATGGTCGAGGCCCGCCGGGTCGGCGACCGCTCCTCGCTCTACGTCGAGGACCGCGGTATCGGTATCAGCGCCGAGCAGTTGCACGACCTCAACGAGCGGCTCGCGACGCCGCCGCAGGTGGACGTGGCCGTGTCCCGGATGATGGGCCTCGTCGTGGTCGCCCGGCTGGCGTCTCGGCACGGTGTCCGGGTCGAGCTGCGCCCCGGCTCCGACCGGGGCACGGTCGCCGACGTGACCCTGCCCACCTCGGTGCTGGTGCCCCGGGCGCTCTCCGGCCGGGTGCAGCAGCCCCCGGCCCTGCCCTCGGCCAGCGGCCCTCAGCACGGTGGGCCCGCGCCGGCCTTCGGCGCGCTGCCCGCGCTGGGCAACGGCCCTCGCCCGAGCGAGTCCGGCAACCAGGTCACCCTCGGCGGTCGCCCGTTCGACCCCGCATCGCGCAACGGTGCCGGCACCCCCGCCAACGCCGGTGCGTACCGCTCGATGCCGGCGTGGTCGGATCTGACCGGCGCGGCCGGGACGACCGGCGTCAACGGCGGCGACGGGTTCACCCCGCGGCCGGCCAACGGCCAGCCGATCGACCCGCTGCCGCAGCGCCGTGCCGGGGACGACAGCCCGACCACCGGCCAGCAGCCGTCCATTCCTCGGCAGTTGCCGAGCAGCCCCGAGGCACCTCCGTACTCGGTGCCGCCGGTCTCCGCGCAGCCGTATTCCGGCGCGCCGGTCTCCGCGTCGCCGGCCTCGGGCCAGCCGTACTCCGGGCAGCCCTACTCGGGTGCGCCGTACGCCGGTCCGCCGGTGTCCGCCGCCCCGGCCTCCGGGCAGCCGTACGGCGGTCCGCCGGTGTCGGCGTCGCCGGCGTCCGGTCAGCCGTACTCGGTGCCGCCCGCCTCCAGCCCGTCGTTCAGCGGATTCGCGCCCCGGTCCGCTCCGCCGTCGCAGGCGCCCAGCGTCCCCGCACCGCCGGCCTGGCCGCCGGTGCCGGGTGGCGACCGGGACGCGGCGACCCCGCCGGTGCCGGAACGGCTCGCCGCCGCTCTGGACATGACGACGGAGCTGCCCCGTGTGCCGCGACCCGGCGAGCAGCCGGCAGCCGCAACCCGACCCGCTGCCCCGGCTCCGGCTCCGGCTCCGCAGAGTCGGCCGGCGCCGCAGCAACCGCAGGCGCAGAACCGTCAGCGGTACGCGGACGAGACGATGGAGCTGCCGATCTTCCGGGAGCTGGAGTCGGCCTGGTTCCGTACCCGCCGCCCCGGCTCGGAGGAGCCCGCGGCTGGCGGCCAGCCGGCAACGAACGGCGACTCCGCGACCCAGCAGTTCGCCACGGTCGAGGCCACCGGTCGGACAGTCCACAAGACACCACCCGGGACGACAGGTAACACACCGATGGCAGACACTCCGACGGCCGGAGGAGCGCCGCGGGACAACGGCTCCACAGCGCGCGAGGGCGCCCGCCCCAGCGTCGCCGAGAGCCTGCCGAACCGCCGGCCCCAACCGCAGACCAACGGCTGGCAGACCGCAGCTGACGATGGCTGGCGCGCCGCTTCGGCGGCGGCTGGCGCGGCACCGGTGAGCGAAACCACCACTACCGGCCTGCCGAAGCGCAAGCCGATGGCGCAGCTCGTGCCGGGTGCGGTGGAAAAGCCCACCACCTCGGTCCAGCGCCGTTCCCCGGAGGCGGTCCGTGGCCTGCTCTCCGCCTACCACCGGGGCGTGCAGCGAGGGCGTAGCACCTCGGACAACCCGACCAGCCCGGAGGCGACTCCGGGAGGGCAATCCTCGCAGTCTGGCTCAGGCCCGGTGGCCGGGAGCGGGCAGAAGGAGCAAGAAGGATGA
- a CDS encoding DUF4272 domain-containing protein, which translates to MTVAAPDPREVREASLDELSRLGLPLPPAQFPLVWEPGDEIDLRPTAEIEARIAVLHLILARCFGMPPQAAMSWLLGSHLVDMVTPPEWQFVMGGKGDHRSFVLHHDALFALAWVLGLSKQLDPTLAVDERLVERLPHIAEGETFPRWRSRILTAPQHPADAAALLDLHYCLDWAYLETERSGRRAPGLIDANAIGQRRWALEWAVILRGPYHDEPPGWEEVDLST; encoded by the coding sequence GTGACCGTTGCTGCCCCCGACCCACGTGAGGTGCGCGAGGCGAGCCTGGACGAGCTGTCCCGGCTGGGCCTACCGTTGCCGCCGGCCCAGTTTCCCCTGGTCTGGGAGCCGGGCGACGAGATCGACCTGCGCCCCACGGCGGAGATCGAGGCGCGGATCGCCGTGCTGCATCTGATCCTGGCCCGCTGCTTCGGGATGCCCCCGCAGGCGGCGATGAGCTGGCTGCTCGGTTCGCACCTGGTCGACATGGTCACCCCGCCGGAGTGGCAGTTCGTGATGGGCGGCAAGGGCGATCACCGCTCGTTCGTGCTGCACCACGACGCGCTCTTCGCGCTGGCGTGGGTGCTCGGGTTGAGCAAGCAGCTCGACCCCACCCTGGCCGTCGACGAGCGGCTGGTCGAGCGGCTGCCGCACATCGCGGAGGGGGAGACGTTCCCCCGGTGGCGTTCCCGGATCCTCACGGCGCCGCAGCACCCGGCCGACGCGGCTGCCCTGCTCGACCTGCACTACTGCCTGGATTGGGCGTATCTGGAGACCGAGCGCAGCGGCCGTCGGGCGCCGGGCCTGATCGACGCGAACGCGATCGGGCAGCGGCGGTGGGCGCTGGAGTGGGCGGTGATCCTGCGTGGGCCGTACCACGACGAGCCGCCCGGCTGGGAAGAGGTCGACCTCTCCACCTGA